One window of Lathamus discolor isolate bLatDis1 chromosome 22, bLatDis1.hap1, whole genome shotgun sequence genomic DNA carries:
- the FIGLA gene encoding factor in the germline alpha isoform X1, which produces MATDGAGMQPAPGVLLPTPAPEVLEGVLRQLHGPLPCAASIARLRKGSAGGYEPAGNAGDALERRQLANAKERERIKNINSGFSKLKALVPLVPRDRKPSKVDTLKAATEYIRLLRLVLEETGGLKQDADANQEPGDAAGTGPGTAPPCPWGAPVLPPNPGLLQESGELVLPANP; this is translated from the exons ATGGCTACGGACGGAGCCGGGATGCAGCCGGCCCCGGGGGTCCTGCTGCCCACCCCGGCCCCGGAGGTGCTGGAGGGGGTGCTGAGGCAGCTCCATGGCCCCTTGCCCTGCGCTGCCTCCATCGCCCGCCTGCGGAAGGGGTCGGCCGGGGGGTACGAGCCGGCCGGGAATGCCGGGGATGCGCTGGAGCGGAGGCAGCTGGCGAATGCCAAGGAGCGGGAGAGG ATCAAGAACATCAACAGCGGCTTCTCCAAGCTCAAGGCCTTGGTGCCCCTGGTCCCTCGCGACCGCAAGCCCAGCAAAGTGGACACCCTGAAGGCAGCCACCGAGTACATCCGGCTGCTGCGGCTGGTGCTGGAGGAAACGGGGGGGCTCAAG CAGGATGCTGATGCCAATCAGGAGCCGGGTGATGCCGCTGGGACCGGGCCTGGCACTGCCCCCCCATGTCCATGGGGTGCCCCTGTGCTGCCCCCCAACCCTGGGCTGCTACAGGAGAGTGGGGAGCTG GTTTTGCCAGCCAATCCCTGA
- the ADD2 gene encoding beta-adducin isoform X1: MPMCWMGHVPGCLVAPPPCHQASNVTATEPMGLLSPHYQWWHCQRAAHATEPTMLPPPIRWYPHPRCHRMLPVWSPHPCGDGDDTGGAGVLQSFREELESLIQEQMKKGNNSSHIWALRQIADFMATTSPAVLPTSPMGLASVTPINDLHGPEAPALAKGERLMRCKVGSIHRLLDLYGWAQLGHAAVTLRVSKEQEHFLVAPQGLACSEVTAASLIKVNVLGAVVEQGSTNFTPDTRSFSLHAAIYAARPNTRCIIHLHTPATAAVSAMRCGVLPISRAALLLGDVAYFDFRGEVEEEADRVELQKCLGPTCKILVLRNHGVLALGDTAEEAFYSIFHLQAACEIQVSALASAGGAENLIVLERSKHRAHEVGSVRWAGSTFGPMQKSRLGEHEFEALMRMLDNLGYRTGYTYRYPLVQEKSKPKSDVLIPATVTAFVFEEEAAPVPALRQHAQKQQKEKTRWLNTPNTYMRVNVAEEQQGSAGSQKTKTTWLKADEVEKGSSGTPIRIENPNQFVPLYTDPQEVLEMRNKIREQNRQDVKSAGPQSQLLASVIAETSRSPSTESHLGDAEAKEASRDEAPPEPEPPNPFSQLTDQELEEYKQEVERKKLQGEKAAVAEESQAPPASPPAPTPAEPSEGDKKEDGDQAPADSAVEKEPPAVVNGKDEEQSTEESKAGERTTSPANTDTDAPKEKETVTSSPVSPEGSPSKSPSKKKKKFRTPSFLKKGKKKEKIES, translated from the exons ATGCCCATGTGTTGGATGGGGCACGTCCCTGGCTGCCTGGTAGCGCCACCACCGTGCCACCAAGCCAGCAATGTCACTGCCACTGAGCCCATGGGGCTGCTGTCACCGCATTATCAGTGGTGGCACTGCCAACGCGCTGCTCATGCCACCGAGCCAACGATGCTGCCACCGCCGATCCGGTGGTACCCGCACCCCCGGTGCCACCGGATGCTCCCTGTTTGGTCACCGCATCCCTGTGGTGATGGGGATGACACCGGTGGGGCCGGGGTGCTGCAGTCTTTCAGGGAGGAGCTGGAGAGCCTCATCCAGGAGCAGATGAAGAAGGGGAACAACTCGTCCCACATATGGGCCCTACGGCAGATCGCCGACTTCATGGCCACCACGTCCCCTGCCGtcctccccacctcccccaTGG GGCTGGCTTCTGTCACCCCCATCAATGACCTGCACGGCCCCGAGGCACCGGCGCTGGCCAAGGGCGAGCGGCTGATGCGCTGCAAGGTGGGCAGCATCCACCGGCTGCTGGACCTCTATGGCTGGGCCCAGCTGGGACACGCGGCTGTCACC CTACGTGTCAGCAAGGAACAGGAGCATTTCTTGGTGGCCCCACAGGGGCTGGCATGCAGCGAGGTGACAGCGGCCAGCTTG ATCAAGGTGAACGTGCTGGGGGCCGTGGTGGAGCAGGGCAGCACCAACTTCACCCCGGACACGCGCAGCTTCAGCCTCCACGCCGCCATCTACGCCGCCCGCCCCAACACCCGCTGCATCATCCACCTGCACACCCCGGCCACGGCGGCA GTATCGGCCATGCGCTGCGGGGTGCTGCCCATCTCCCGCGCCGCGCTGCTGCTGGGGGACGTCGCCTACTTCGACTTCAgaggggaggtggaggaggaagcCGACCGCGTCGAGCTCCAGAAGTGCCTCGGTCCCACCTGCAAG ATCCTGGTGCTGCGCAACCACGGGGTGCTGGCGCTGGGGGACACGGCCGAGGAGGCCTTCTACAGCATCTTCCACCTGCAGGCAGCCTGCGAGATCCAG GTGTCGGCGCTGGCGAGCGCGGGGGGCGCGGAGAACCTGATCGTGCTGGAGCGCAGCAAGCACCGCGCGCACGAGGTGGGCTCCGTGCGCTGGGCGGGCAGCACCTTCGGGCCCATGCAGAAGAGCCGCTTGGGCGAGCACGAGTTCGAAGCCCTGATGAGGATGCTGGACAACCTG GGGTACCGCACCGGGTACACCTACCGCTACCCGCTGGTGCAGGAGAAGAGCAAACCCAAAAGCGATGTGCTCATCCCCGCCACCGTGACCGCCTTCGTGTTCGAGGAGGAGGCCGCCCCTGTCCCTGCGCTGCGGCAGCAtgctcagaagcagcagaaggagaAGACGAGGTGGCTCAACACCCCCAACACCTACATGAGGGTCAACgtggctgaggagcagcagggcagcGCTGGCAGCCAGAAGACAAAGACGACG TGGCTGAAAGCAGACGAGGTGGAAAAAGGCAGCAGCGGGACCCCCATCCGCATCGAGAACCCCAACCAGTTCGTGCCCCTCTACACGGACCCacaggaggtgctggagatgaggaacaag ATCCGGGAGCAGAACCGCCAGGATGTGAAGTCAGCCGGACCCCAATCCCAGCTTCTGGCCAGTGTGATCGCAGAGACCAGCCGCAGCCCC TCCACAGAGAGCCATTTGGGAGATGCCGAAGCCAAAGAAGCATCCCGGGATGAGGCCCCCCCGGAGCCGGAACCCCCGAACCCCTTCAGCCAGCTGACGGaccaggagctggaggagtaCAAGCAGGAGGTGGAGAGGAAAAAGCTGCAGG GCGAGAAGGCTGCAGTGGCCGAGGAGAGCCAGGCtccccctgcatccccaccGGCCCCGACGCCTGCGGAGCCCTCGGAGG GTGACAAGAAGGAGGATGGGGACCAAGCGCCGGCTGATTCTGCTGTTGAGAAGGAGCCGCCAGCGGTGGTGAATGGGAAGGACGAGGAGCAAAGCACCGAGGAAAGCAAAGCCGGGGAGCGGACAACGTCCCCTGCCAACACCGACACGGATGCCCCTAAGGAGAAGGAGACGGTGACCAGCAGCCCCGTGTCCCCCGAAGGGTCCCCTTCCAAATCGCCCtcgaagaagaagaagaaattccGGACCCCGTCTTTtctgaaaaaaggcaaaaagaaggaaaagatcgAATCCTGA
- the SNRNP27 gene encoding U4/U6.U5 small nuclear ribonucleoprotein 27 kDa protein, whose translation MGRSRSRSPPRRERRRSRSASRDRERRRRERSRSRDRDRRRSRSRSPHRRRSRSPRRHRSSSSSPPRLKERRDEEKKEIKDSKGKERQITEEDLQGKTEEEIEMMKMMGFASFDTTKGKKVDGAANAYAINVSQKRKYRQYMNRKGGFNRPLDFIA comes from the exons ATGGGCCGCAGCCGCTCCCGCTCGCCGCCGCGGCGCG AGCGCAGGCGTTCCCGATCCGCCTCCCGGGACAGGGAGCGGCGGCGCAGGGAGCGATCCCGGTCGCGGGATAGGGACAGGAGGAGGAGCCGCTCTCGCTCCCCGCACCGGCGACGCTCCAG GTCACCGCGACGGCACCGCTCCAGCTCGTCCTCCCCCCCGCGGCTCAAGGAGAGGCGGGatgaggagaagaaggagataAAAGACTCCAAAGGCAAAGAGCGGCAGATCACGG AGGAGGATCTGCAGGGCAAGACGGAAGAGGAGATCGAGATGATGAAAATGATGGGGTTTGCGTCCTTTGACACTACAAAA GGGAAGAAGGTGGACGGCGCCGCGAACGCGTACGCCATCAATGTGTCGCAGAAGCGGAAATACAG GCAGTACATGAACAGGAAAGGAGGATTCAACAGACCCCTGGATTTCATCGCTTGA
- the FIGLA gene encoding factor in the germline alpha isoform X2 has translation MATDGAGMQPAPGVLLPTPAPEVLEGVLRQLHGPLPCAASIARLRKGSAGGYEPAGNAGDALERRQLANAKERERIKNINSGFSKLKALVPLVPRDRKPSKVDTLKAATEYIRLLRLVLEETGGLKDADANQEPGDAAGTGPGTAPPCPWGAPVLPPNPGLLQESGELVLPANP, from the exons ATGGCTACGGACGGAGCCGGGATGCAGCCGGCCCCGGGGGTCCTGCTGCCCACCCCGGCCCCGGAGGTGCTGGAGGGGGTGCTGAGGCAGCTCCATGGCCCCTTGCCCTGCGCTGCCTCCATCGCCCGCCTGCGGAAGGGGTCGGCCGGGGGGTACGAGCCGGCCGGGAATGCCGGGGATGCGCTGGAGCGGAGGCAGCTGGCGAATGCCAAGGAGCGGGAGAGG ATCAAGAACATCAACAGCGGCTTCTCCAAGCTCAAGGCCTTGGTGCCCCTGGTCCCTCGCGACCGCAAGCCCAGCAAAGTGGACACCCTGAAGGCAGCCACCGAGTACATCCGGCTGCTGCGGCTGGTGCTGGAGGAAACGGGGGGGCTCAAG GATGCTGATGCCAATCAGGAGCCGGGTGATGCCGCTGGGACCGGGCCTGGCACTGCCCCCCCATGTCCATGGGGTGCCCCTGTGCTGCCCCCCAACCCTGGGCTGCTACAGGAGAGTGGGGAGCTG GTTTTGCCAGCCAATCCCTGA
- the ADD2 gene encoding beta-adducin isoform X2, translating into MSSVASPEPLPELPGPGPRYLESLAEEDPEYLRARNMAADLRQDFNMMEQKKRVTMILQSPSFREELESLIQEQMKKGNNSSHIWALRQIADFMATTSPAVLPTSPMGLASVTPINDLHGPEAPALAKGERLMRCKVGSIHRLLDLYGWAQLGHAAVTLRVSKEQEHFLVAPQGLACSEVTAASLIKVNVLGAVVEQGSTNFTPDTRSFSLHAAIYAARPNTRCIIHLHTPATAAVSAMRCGVLPISRAALLLGDVAYFDFRGEVEEEADRVELQKCLGPTCKILVLRNHGVLALGDTAEEAFYSIFHLQAACEIQVSALASAGGAENLIVLERSKHRAHEVGSVRWAGSTFGPMQKSRLGEHEFEALMRMLDNLGYRTGYTYRYPLVQEKSKPKSDVLIPATVTAFVFEEEAAPVPALRQHAQKQQKEKTRWLNTPNTYMRVNVAEEQQGSAGSQKTKTTWLKADEVEKGSSGTPIRIENPNQFVPLYTDPQEVLEMRNKIREQNRQDVKSAGPQSQLLASVIAETSRSPSTESHLGDAEAKEASRDEAPPEPEPPNPFSQLTDQELEEYKQEVERKKLQGEKAAVAEESQAPPASPPAPTPAEPSEGDKKEDGDQAPADSAVEKEPPAVVNGKDEEQSTEESKAGERTTSPANTDTDAPKEKETVTSSPVSPEGSPSKSPSKKKKKFRTPSFLKKGKKKEKIES; encoded by the exons ATGAGCTCCGTGGCCAGCCCCGAGCCCCTGCCCGAGCTCCCCGGCCCCGGGCCCCGCTACCTGGAGAGCTTGGCTGAGGAGGACCCCGAGTACCTGCGGGCGCGGAACATGGCCGCGGACCTGCGGCAGGACTTCAACATGATGGAGCAGAAGAAGAGGGTCACCATGATCCTGCAGAGCCCG TCTTTCAGGGAGGAGCTGGAGAGCCTCATCCAGGAGCAGATGAAGAAGGGGAACAACTCGTCCCACATATGGGCCCTACGGCAGATCGCCGACTTCATGGCCACCACGTCCCCTGCCGtcctccccacctcccccaTGG GGCTGGCTTCTGTCACCCCCATCAATGACCTGCACGGCCCCGAGGCACCGGCGCTGGCCAAGGGCGAGCGGCTGATGCGCTGCAAGGTGGGCAGCATCCACCGGCTGCTGGACCTCTATGGCTGGGCCCAGCTGGGACACGCGGCTGTCACC CTACGTGTCAGCAAGGAACAGGAGCATTTCTTGGTGGCCCCACAGGGGCTGGCATGCAGCGAGGTGACAGCGGCCAGCTTG ATCAAGGTGAACGTGCTGGGGGCCGTGGTGGAGCAGGGCAGCACCAACTTCACCCCGGACACGCGCAGCTTCAGCCTCCACGCCGCCATCTACGCCGCCCGCCCCAACACCCGCTGCATCATCCACCTGCACACCCCGGCCACGGCGGCA GTATCGGCCATGCGCTGCGGGGTGCTGCCCATCTCCCGCGCCGCGCTGCTGCTGGGGGACGTCGCCTACTTCGACTTCAgaggggaggtggaggaggaagcCGACCGCGTCGAGCTCCAGAAGTGCCTCGGTCCCACCTGCAAG ATCCTGGTGCTGCGCAACCACGGGGTGCTGGCGCTGGGGGACACGGCCGAGGAGGCCTTCTACAGCATCTTCCACCTGCAGGCAGCCTGCGAGATCCAG GTGTCGGCGCTGGCGAGCGCGGGGGGCGCGGAGAACCTGATCGTGCTGGAGCGCAGCAAGCACCGCGCGCACGAGGTGGGCTCCGTGCGCTGGGCGGGCAGCACCTTCGGGCCCATGCAGAAGAGCCGCTTGGGCGAGCACGAGTTCGAAGCCCTGATGAGGATGCTGGACAACCTG GGGTACCGCACCGGGTACACCTACCGCTACCCGCTGGTGCAGGAGAAGAGCAAACCCAAAAGCGATGTGCTCATCCCCGCCACCGTGACCGCCTTCGTGTTCGAGGAGGAGGCCGCCCCTGTCCCTGCGCTGCGGCAGCAtgctcagaagcagcagaaggagaAGACGAGGTGGCTCAACACCCCCAACACCTACATGAGGGTCAACgtggctgaggagcagcagggcagcGCTGGCAGCCAGAAGACAAAGACGACG TGGCTGAAAGCAGACGAGGTGGAAAAAGGCAGCAGCGGGACCCCCATCCGCATCGAGAACCCCAACCAGTTCGTGCCCCTCTACACGGACCCacaggaggtgctggagatgaggaacaag ATCCGGGAGCAGAACCGCCAGGATGTGAAGTCAGCCGGACCCCAATCCCAGCTTCTGGCCAGTGTGATCGCAGAGACCAGCCGCAGCCCC TCCACAGAGAGCCATTTGGGAGATGCCGAAGCCAAAGAAGCATCCCGGGATGAGGCCCCCCCGGAGCCGGAACCCCCGAACCCCTTCAGCCAGCTGACGGaccaggagctggaggagtaCAAGCAGGAGGTGGAGAGGAAAAAGCTGCAGG GCGAGAAGGCTGCAGTGGCCGAGGAGAGCCAGGCtccccctgcatccccaccGGCCCCGACGCCTGCGGAGCCCTCGGAGG GTGACAAGAAGGAGGATGGGGACCAAGCGCCGGCTGATTCTGCTGTTGAGAAGGAGCCGCCAGCGGTGGTGAATGGGAAGGACGAGGAGCAAAGCACCGAGGAAAGCAAAGCCGGGGAGCGGACAACGTCCCCTGCCAACACCGACACGGATGCCCCTAAGGAGAAGGAGACGGTGACCAGCAGCCCCGTGTCCCCCGAAGGGTCCCCTTCCAAATCGCCCtcgaagaagaagaagaaattccGGACCCCGTCTTTtctgaaaaaaggcaaaaagaaggaaaagatcgAATCCTGA